DNA sequence from the Longimicrobiaceae bacterium genome:
AGCGGGATGAGGCGGATGGATGGAAGCACGCGCCCCACGTGGGCGGAAGAGGTAGCGAACAGCGTCACGCACGGCGCGGGACTGCTGGCGAGCGCCGTCGCGCTGCCCGTGCTGGTCGCGCTGGCGGCGATGCACGGCACCGTGTGGCACGTGGTCGCGGCATCGGTGTTCGGTGGATCGCTGGTGGCGCTGTATGGCGCATCCACCATCTACCACGCCGTGCGGAGTCCGCGCGCCAAGCACGTGATGCGCATCGCGGACCACTCGGCCATCTACCTGCTCATCGCGGGCACGTACACCCCGTTCACGCTGGTCACGCTGCGCGGGCCGTGGGGCTGGTCGCTCTTCGGCGTGGTCTGGGGCTTGGCCGCGGCGGGCATCGCCTTCAAGCTCTTCTTCGTGGACCGGTTCATCGGCCTCTCCACCGCCATGTACGTGGCGATGGGCTGGCTGGTCGTGGTCGCCGCGAAGCCGATGCTGGCGCTGGTGCCCGCGGGCGGGCTGGGGTGGATGGCGGCCGGCGGGCTGGCGTACACGGGCGGCGTGGTCTTCTTCCTGTGGCACCGGCTGCGCTACAGCCACGCCGTCTGGCACCTGTTCGTGCTCGCCGGCAGCGCCTGCCACTTCGTCGCCATCCTCCGCTACGTCATCCTCCCGGCCTAGCTTTCGGGAGATGCACGGAAGACGAACGGCGGGCCGCGCTTCGAGAGAGGCGCGGCCCGCCGTTCATCTACGGGACTTCGGTGGTTGATCGGCGGATGCGCGGCATCTCCGGTTTCCATCCACCGAATCGCCGTCCGGATATCAGCCGGATCCGGCGACGCTGGAGGACGGCGGAAGGCGTCGGGTGCGGTCAGCGGCGTTCGAGGAAGCGCATGAGGGCGGCTTCTTCGGGATAGTAGGTGGGTCCGGCGCCGTCGTCCGTGGGCCGCGGGGCCTCGCGCGTGAGCGGGGCGATGGTCTTGCCGGAGAGGTACTTCTCCAGCACGGCTGGGTGGATGTACGCGCTGCGGCAAACCGCGGGCGTGTTGCCCAGCTCGGCGCTGACGAGCTTGCAGGCGAGGACGACGTTCTTCTTCGCCTCGCGCTCGTTCTTGGGCGGGCCCAGGTCCGCCAGGATCGTCGCCGCGCGCACCGTGCCGCCCCACGTGCGGATGTCCTTGGAGGTGTAGCGCCGCCCCAGGATCTCCTTGATGTAGCCGTTCACGTCCGCCGCGGTCACGTTCTGCGGCTTGCCGTCCGCATCCACGTAGCGGAAGAGACGGGTGCCGGGCAGGTCCAGCAGCTCGCGCATGATCTCCACCAGCGGCGTGTCGGCCACGACCTGGTGCTGGTGGATGGACTTCTTGCCGACGTAGCGGAAGCGCAGGTCGTTGCCCACGATCTTCAGGTGCCGCTTGCGCAGCGTGGTGATGCCGAACGTCTTGTTGTCCACCGCGTACCGCTCGCTGCCCACGCGGAAGAAGCCGCGCTGCATGAGCCGGACGATGGTGGCCAGCACGCGCTCGCGGCCCAGCCCGGTGCCCTGCAGGTGCTGCGCGGTCACCTCGCGCAGGCGGGGAAGCGCATGGGCGA
Encoded proteins:
- a CDS encoding hemolysin III family protein, with product MDGSTRPTWAEEVANSVTHGAGLLASAVALPVLVALAAMHGTVWHVVAASVFGGSLVALYGASTIYHAVRSPRAKHVMRIADHSAIYLLIAGTYTPFTLVTLRGPWGWSLFGVVWGLAAAGIAFKLFFVDRFIGLSTAMYVAMGWLVVVAAKPMLALVPAGGLGWMAAGGLAYTGGVVFFLWHRLRYSHAVWHLFVLAGSACHFVAILRYVILPA